Sequence from the Miscanthus floridulus cultivar M001 chromosome 16, ASM1932011v1, whole genome shotgun sequence genome:
ACCTTCAATAGGGTACAAATtcgaaaggaaaagaaaaatgaagcAGGTTGTCTATAGAATCTAGATTACAATTTTCTTTAATATTGTCACAAGTGCTCATTAGTAATCTGTAACAATAGTGAACTCCTAGCATGCCTTCTTTTATCCTTATGTAGCATCGTAGTGGGCCACTAAAGAGTAGAGACAACAACCAATCATCTAAAACTTTGTAACTTAAGACAAAACCAGTCTTAGAATCCCCTCACAGAGAGGCAGTGATATCTTAATTATCTTCTCAAACATTGATTTTACAAGATATTAGGACCACTGGCCTCTAAAAAATACAAGGCAGAGTAGTCTTTGCTACTATAAACTGTCATTTACAACTGTTACAACCTACAAACAGGCAAAAAGGTAATAAACAATTTGAAGAAAGCATTTGATCCTTACTGACCGAGAAGAATAGGAAGACAGGGCACCTTTCACCATTGTCCTTCATTAAATTTTGAGCTTCATGGTATGCAGCATCCAGCTTATTGTTCCCATTTGGTGTACTTGCCCAAACGTTATATTTGATACCTTTATGAATGTCATCTTCACTATATGACTTTATCATAAAAAACTTGGCCTGTTTATACTCAACTGAAAAATCTGATCTATTATACTGATTTCTACGGATCAATGGACTTATGATATCTTTCACAGTGGATGACACTAAAGCATTGTTCAATTTATTTGCCCTCAGCCCATGAACTTGGTCCCTTAAATCCTCAGAATTCCTCCAGCGATTACCTTTCATATTGATCATATGGTGGCTGCTACTGTTTACAACTCTGTTAACCACCCTAGGTTTTGCAAAAGAATGTTTGCTTGTGATAACTTTGGCTTGCTCATTGGTATTAATCCTGGCAAAATTTTGCCTCGAGTGATTATTCCCATGAGAAGTACCTTGCTGGTATCTTGACAGTATACGTGCCTCAGCATCATGGCACCAATGACCAGAACGCAAAGGGATCCTATCTCGGTAACCATGGTGAAGAGACAGTGACGGGATCTCATCACCATAGCCAAGTCTCCCTGAGGACAGTGCGGTTTGAGGACCAAAGTGCCACTGACTTGAGCGTGAAGGTGCCTCATCATACTTCTTTCTAGATAAAGAAGGGATCTCATCGCCATACTGCAGGCCTCTTGGTACTGAAGGTGCCTCATCATACTTCTTTCTAGATAAAGAAGGGATCTCATCCTCAAAGCACCATTGACATGGAACATGATTGATCGCATCTGCATAGCGGGACCCTCTGGCATATCCAATCATCTGTTTCAATGAGAACTTGTCATGATGAATTATGGATACACAGAAAAAGGTTAATTGCTATACTTGCGTCAGATAAAAACACAGGCATAAGTTGCCATTTTAGTACAGTCAGGATGATCAACAGAAGTACCTCTTTGCAATGTTCTACAGATCGACCATTGCGGCTTGAAAAGGAAGTAAGGTCTGATCTTCTGTAGCAATGTTCTGAATGATCTAAACCATAATCAAGTTCAACTGCTCCTGGACACTTCCGCATGTGAGGAGCACTAGTAGGATACGAAGCAAGATAATCTGGCCTTGCACTGATGGTGTTGGTTTTGGTTCTCATTGTCCCCAATGCATGCCCTAATGCATCTGGGCTACTTGATGCCGCTTCTAATGCAGAAGACTTCTCCCAAGAACAGGCTGAAGTAGGAAAGTGTGGCTTCTGCGTATGATAATCTCTTCCCAGTGGCAGTGGATCCTTCGAACATGCATGTGACCCAAGTTCAGTAACATATTTGGTGTCGACAAACTGTGCTTGATAATCCTGAGAATGGAGGATTTGTTCAAGTAGAGAGTGAACAAGAGTTTAATATAGATCCCGAGAACTTTATCCACAAATTGCATGGTTGAATTTAAAACATACACATCATGGTACATAGCTCTTTGAGTAACAATTTTATTCACTGATCTATCTAAACCACAGATATTGGCTGAGTAGCCTGGACTTTGGACGTATGACATAGAAAATGCAACTAGTAAGGAATGATATTCAACAAGCGAACATAAGAAGTgcaccaagaatacaagaaatcGTTCAGATGCGCGGGTTCGAAGcaacctctccgcagattttgcggggggaaggcttgccttggtttttcccttccccagaccccactcatgtgggagcctccggcactgggtctgcccttttgtTCATATGTGAATGTAACTGTTTATCTTTTTCTTAAAACCAAGTTGATCTTTTGAGCATATGCGAACAAGCTAAAGTGTTTGAACCCATCCAGAAATATCTAGTAAATGTTTTATTCAGCATTTTTGCTGAACTATTTCATATTTAAACATTGAATTGGTTACTCAGTTAATAATTTGTATGGCTAGGCAAGATGTCATAAGGATGCAAGCATTGTAACAGAAAAAAGGAAAGGATAGATATAATCAAGAGAGAGCCTGTACCAAATGTGACAAATCCCTCTTTGCCTGGGACAGCAAATGACCATCTTCTTCAAATTTCATACTGCCCCCTACAGAATGAAAGCAAAATTGGGTGGCGAATAAACACAAACCCAACGGAACCTCGCTAACAGAATTTGGTTTCTTTGGGAACTACCAGGACACATACATAATTGATATGAAGAACATGAATCTTGCTCGAAAATCATATCCTTCCTAATGGTTGTACCAATTTTTGTTTCTGCTTTCCTTTCTGTTTCTGGTGGATCAAAAACTTCCTGCATCTGTCAAGCAAAAGACAAGTACATGTGAGAACCGACAAATAAAATGGCTAGTCCTGAATGTGCTGTTACTTCTCAACTATCACAAGCTAACATGTAAGGTAAAAAAACCGAGCCATGGAAACAGCATTAACCGGACTGGTTACTTCTCAACTATCACACGCCAACATttaaggtaaaaaaaaaaactgagccATGGAATCAGCATGTAATCAGACCGGTTACTTCTCAACTATCACACACAAACATTTAAGGTAAAAAACGAGCTGTGGAATCGGCATGCGATCAGACCAGTAACTTCTCAACTATCACAAGCCAACATTTAAGGTCAAAAAACCGAGCCGTGGAATCGGCATGTAATCAGACTGATTACTTCTCAACTATCACAAGCCAACCCTTAAGATAAAAAAACCAAGCCATGGACTCAGCATGTAATCAGATCGTTGTCTACCTTTAAGTCTGTGTTTGGTTTCAAGGATGGGATGAGTCGATCCAAAAATTGGTGGTGTTTGGATGAGGATGGGATCACCCCATTTGAGGAATATACCTCGTAGATGCGggatggagccagccctcggaatCGAGGGCACGGGGACATACCTCTTGGTCCTTGTCAAACATCGTCGCCCTTCTATTCCTTCACGCGTGCGGGCGAGACACGGGTAGTGCGGGGTTGGGGGAGGGGATGGCTCCGGCGTGGTGTGGCAGCAGCGTGGATCCACGATGGGGAGGCGCGAGTCGTGCGGCTCCACGATTGGTCGGCGTGCTTCGGGTTTCGGCGTGGACGCGTAGTTCTCCAGCACGGCACAATAGGGAGGCAGCGCCACTGCGGAGAGGGACGAGCAGTGCAGAAGAGGTGTGGCTGAGGATGATAGGTTGGGCCCATTAATGACAGGCAGGGTCTATGGAAACTGTAGCTGAAGGCGTTAAAAACTCCATCCATCCCTTTTCACTCAATCACTCCCACCAAACATAAAACAAGGATGGATCGATCCATCCCTCTAAACCAAACACTTGCTGGGACGATCCCATCCCTCTAAATAGGAATGGAACCATTCCATTTCACGTCGACCCGAAACCAAACACATGCTACTACAATGACATGGAGCTCTTTTGATTactggagaaaaagaaaacatTTAAGGTCAAAGTATCAATATTTCAAAAGCTGAAGTCTGTCTAAAGTAGGAGAAAATAATCAATGTTGCTGCAGAGGATGGGCACTTTCATTTCTCTCTCAAAACTGCCCATGTACACGAGGGCACATGCATTCCATGCAGTTGCCGCTCATGTACCTGTAGTTATGGCAATAACCTGGTTTCTCATGCAATACACACAGAATAACGAGATGTTTTATCTAGAAAGAGGCAAGGTTTCAAGCAACAACCGATATATTCTCTAGGACGGATACTGGTCGCCGGATCCGAACGAAGAAGAGAGAGGTAGTAGCAGTCAGTCGGTGGAGATCAGATCAGCATGGCCGGCACGAGTTGCAAGTCATGCGGCGATGACAGCGGAGTTGTTGCTTGGGACTTGGGAGTGGATATTTTTTTTAGAGAGAGACGGGGGGCGGTCCGCTGCGCCGGCCTGGGTCCGGAAGAAAGGACACCCGTGGCCAAGCATTGCCATTTTCAATTCGGTAGCAGCAATGCAAGGCTATTGCTGCCTCACATCACTACTTGTTCAAATAGCTGCCTcggtttttggaaaaaaaaatgggCAAAAAAAGTTCATTCCTTACTACCTATATTCACCATACAATACATTATGGAAACCCTTAAGTAAAATAGGAACCTATATAAAAACCTTTCAAAAGAGAATAAAGTATAATTACATTTGACAAAGTTTTCTTCTATGGTTAACTAACTGTAAGATAGAACATGGCCCAAGAAAGAACTTACGTGAtgagccaaaaatcacacttgctagaCTTAGGATACAACCAATGATCTCTCAAGTTCTGAAGTATATAACTCTAAGGTGATTGCAGACATGATCTTCCCTGGTCTTGGAGGAAACcataatgtcatcaatgaaaatagCCACAAAGAAATCTAGCTTTTCAGAGAATGCAACTGATGATATACATGAAGTATGTTGGGGTATTAATGAGCCCAAAGACATCACGATGCTCATAAAACCTATATATCGACTCTATAAAGTCGTCTTGGGTATATTCCTCAGCTCCAACCCTAATATGATGGTATACCAATCTTAGATCAATCTTGGGAAAAATCTAGCTCCAAACAATTGTTGAAACAAGATATTAATTTAGGGGGGGGGGGCGCTTATTCTTCACTGTCactgtcacttcattcaatggtcaATAGTCCACACACATACGGAGActatcatctttcttcttcacgaacAACACCGAGCaacccatggtgatgaactaggatgaTTTTACCCTTTATCCAATAAATCAGTTAACCGCCTTTTTAACTCATTATGCTATATACTCTAATCACTGACGGGCCTCAATTTCGTCACAGATGGGAATTTGCATGTCTGTGATGATAGTAATCATatacatggatttttttttcGTCTCTGACGTGGGTCATTAGATAGCCAACACGCTGACAGTCATTAAAGATGCATTTTGGCTACACCCATCTCTCATGTGGGTCATAAGAGACGTGGGTTTGGCTACATCCATATGTGACGATCAGTTaaataaacaaacaaaaaaaaatctcaaTGCATTAGCAATTAAAGATATATTACACACGCGGGTCTTCGCTGGACAAGATGGCACTGCATATTAGGGAGTATGTATATTAACTAGTTTCTAGCCTGAACATCAACGTTTCTCGAAACTCTCTGAAGGTAATCTGGGCATAGGCTACATTGTCTACTAGTATATTGCATCTGAACATGATAGCCATTGCATCTGTAAGTCCAAACAAAAGGGCATTAGTGAGCAGGATTTAGCTCTTGTTGATAGCAGCGTGTGTACTATAGTGGGCATGCCTTCCCAATACACCGAAGTTGGGTGCAGCCTCCGTCAGTTGTTTTGTTTCTTCTTCAATAAAAATAAAGGAAACCTTTTGTCTGGGAGAAAAGAGTTGTCTCTCAGCTCTCGTCTGGGGATGCTCTCTCTGTCCGCCgccacaccccccccccccccccccccccccccccccccacacacacacacacccataAAAGAAAACTTAAGTCATGGTTCTACACATGGTATAATAAGTCTCCCTGTTTGTTGGTGTTAGCTGTTGGGTGAAGGACTGAACCTACTGTAAGTCTGTGAGACTTGTCCTGTTGCATTGCATTGTTCATTGCTAATGGATGGAGGAGCCAGTTTGTTGGTGTTAGCACACAGAGACCCACTGGCTATGGCTGGTGTCTACTTCTCTGAATTCTCTCTTGAAAGGGAGCAGTAGAATAGAACGCCCAGGGTGCAAGGTATGATGCATGCTGAACCATCCATCAGACTGTCTCAGATGGATGAATATTTTTGAAAGACCCAGATGGATGACCATTATTTGTTGTTTtccatgtatatgtatatatgtatccTCTGCCATCGCAACACAGTCACAGATATATATGTAGGGCAGGGCACACCCAGtgtcggaggctcccacatgagtggggtctaaaGAAGGGAAAACCCGAGGTTAAGCCTTCctccgcaaaatctgcggagtgGCTGCTTCGAAAATGAAACGATGTGTGAATTAGTGATGCAGGGCAGCAGCAAaaacgacaacaacggcaacatTTTCGAGAGATGgaaagaaaggaaaagaaaaaaaagagagtgaTTCCATGACTCGCAAATTTTCAGTGTTCTCAGAAAAGAGAAACGATGAAGTTACAGGCGAGCACAAACCTTGCGCAGATGAAACAACAGCATTCAGCCATACCTGGATCTTCAGGAAGCATATAACAACTTAATATCAAAGCATACAGTCTACAACTGTCCTAAAAACTGGAGTGTAATTTCCTATCAACTTTTGTCATCAGCTAATCCTTACACTCACCTATTCTATGATTCTGTTTGCCTATCACACGCAAAGCCTTGCAAAGGTTAAGTACCCAGTGTGCCCTTTAGCAGTGCTGCATGGCCTAACCAAAATGGAGGAGCTCCTTCGTGGGAAATCTGTGTTTTCACCTGGGGCTGTCAACATTCTTCTTTTCTGCGGAAGAGGCCCCACACATGCATCCTCGGAGGTGACACTCTTCAGAGCAACGTCTCGTACTTCATACGTGCGAAGAAGAATCTCAAAGGTTCTAATATCTGTGAAACACGGTTGATTTTCGTTAGCCCCTTGAGCAAGGCAATTTGAAAGCATGTGAAATAGTGTTGGAGTTCCATATAAAAGATCCTCGATTAGTACCAACATAAGTAAGACTCTGTAAGGTAAATGTATGCAATATGACTTAGGAGAACTTATTATGTAGTCCATTCAGGACACTTGAAAATGATATGAAATCACCTACTGTTGGACacaaattttatttatttatgctCATGAAACAAAGCTGCAGTTAGGCAGCTAGTACTCTTCATGCTACAATAACACTGGgagcaagtatataataataatcAAAGTTACTCTTTTAACATGTTTTACGAAAGTAAGAAACATTATCAATTCTATCTAGATGAAGCATAGTAAGAGAATGTACCATACCTGTGAAACATGTTTTCATGGCTTCACAAGCACGCTGCACTTGCTCAATACAAGGCGAAAAGGAGCATAGAACACCGTCTTTCTTTAGCATCAACCCAACAGATGGTATTGCAAGCCAAGGCTGGGGCAAGTCCAGGAAGACAGCATCAGCAGCACCACAATGTTCCTCTGGGAATCCTAACCCTTGTACATCCCTCACATTGACTGTGATGAGGCTGCTCAAGCCATTCTTCTCAAAGTCTTCCCTATTTGCCAGACGAAACTGAAACTATAATTGCACAAATAATaactaacaacaacaacaacaataataaagcctgtcagtcccaagcaagttggggtaggctagagttgaaacccaccaagagcccctagtcacggttcaggcacacaAATAATAACTAAAAAAAGTAAAAATCCATTATATTCCTCGAAAAACCTGTTCTTTCTACAACAGAAGCTTTAATTTGTCACCCATACTCGAAAAACCTGTTCTTTCTACAACAGAAGCTTTAATTTGTCACCCATATTTCTATAGAGTTAACATAGATATCTATCCACCCAAAGAAAGAGTGCGGACTGAAATTGCTGTTGCATCCTCACTTGAGTAAATTTTCCTACATGTATAAGCTGCACTTCACCAATACCGATATCCTTAAAAT
This genomic interval carries:
- the LOC136513566 gene encoding uncharacterized protein, encoding MFDKDQEMQEVFDPPETERKAETKIGTTIRKDMIFEQDSCSSYQLWGSMKFEEDGHLLSQAKRDLSHLDYQAQFVDTKYVTELGSHACSKDPLPLGRDYHTQKPHFPTSACSWEKSSALEAASSSPDALGHALGTMRTKTNTISARPDYLASYPTSAPHMRKCPGAVELDYGLDHSEHCYRRSDLTSFSSRNGRSVEHCKEMIGYARGSRYADAINHVPCQWCFEDEIPSLSRKKYDEAPSVPRGLQYGDEIPSLSRKKYDEAPSRSSQWHFGPQTALSSGRLGYGDEIPSLSLHHGYRDRIPLRSGHWCHDAEARILSRYQQGTSHGNNHSRQNFARINTNEQAKVITSKHSFAKPRVVNRVVNSSSHHMINMKGNRWRNSEDLRDQVHGLRANKLNNALVSSTVKDIISPLIRRNQYNRSDFSVEYKQAKFFMIKSYSEDDIHKGIKYNVWASTPNGNNKLDAAYHEAQNLMKDNGERCPVFLFFSVNTSGQFVGLAEMLGPVDFKKTMDFWEEDKWNAFFPIKWHIIKDVPNRLFKHIILENNDNRQVTFSRDTQEIGLPQGVQMLKIFKDHPQGTSILDDFDFYEEKANARRAEKRGNSELTYEARFSDDSKPMENLEGSMESWSLFEHWE